One genomic segment of Vulgatibacter sp. includes these proteins:
- a CDS encoding aconitase family protein, whose amino-acid sequence MRKPMTLTQKILAAHAIGHPRPWVEAGDVLRIKVDWTIASELAWNGMARTWELLGKPAVHDRERFYLAIDHTVDPVTLASDKRAQKLTQLSRDFAKESGIQHFYDANETILHTRFYRDLVQPGEVVLGADSHTSSHGGMGAFAIGLGGADITAAMVLGESWIEVPEAIAVDYEGELPFGIGGKDVILETLGKLGRNTVAMERSVEYRGEAVRKWSTDVRFTIANMTAEFGGLNGIFEPDAVVADWVSRRNSHNDAGRYFRADDDAPYLERFRIDLSKLGPVIARPFSPDNVFGVETMLGMELQGAFIGACTTTEEELVLGALVLEQALAQGMKPVATQKRLVVPGDLAIMSHLRETGLLAIYEKAGFRVGPPGCSMCLGIASERAEKGEHWITSQNRNFENRMGEGSFAYLASAATVAASATMMKVADPRPLLAGVDQERYAELLRRKNRLLPEIRTTEPEVAIAPAHAGGAAGAANADAQVLRGGVQRFGDSVDTDAIIPGDFCHLTDLAEIGAKCFHFVRPEFVGRAKEGRNVIVAGEGWGSGSSREHAVWALKGAGVQAVIAKSYAFIHKRNLVNEALPYLVVKDEAFYELAGEGEEIAVDLAGGTVTHVGSGRSFAAQPLAQVVQALAREGGLVPAIQRHGNRVFSVLSAG is encoded by the coding sequence ATGCGCAAGCCGATGACGCTGACCCAGAAGATCCTCGCCGCCCATGCCATCGGGCACCCCCGCCCCTGGGTGGAGGCGGGTGACGTCCTGCGGATCAAAGTCGACTGGACCATCGCCAGCGAGCTCGCGTGGAACGGCATGGCCCGGACCTGGGAGCTCCTCGGCAAGCCCGCCGTCCACGACCGGGAGCGGTTCTACCTGGCAATCGACCACACCGTCGATCCGGTGACCCTCGCCAGCGACAAGCGCGCCCAGAAGCTCACCCAGCTCTCCCGCGACTTCGCGAAGGAGAGCGGCATCCAGCACTTCTACGACGCGAACGAGACCATCCTCCACACCCGCTTCTACCGGGATCTCGTGCAGCCGGGCGAGGTGGTCCTCGGCGCCGACTCCCACACCTCCTCCCACGGCGGCATGGGCGCCTTCGCCATCGGCCTCGGCGGCGCGGACATCACCGCCGCCATGGTCCTCGGCGAGTCCTGGATCGAGGTGCCGGAGGCGATCGCCGTCGACTACGAGGGTGAGCTGCCCTTCGGCATCGGCGGCAAGGACGTGATCCTCGAGACCCTGGGCAAGCTCGGCCGCAACACCGTGGCGATGGAGCGCAGCGTCGAGTACCGCGGCGAGGCGGTGCGCAAGTGGTCCACCGACGTGCGCTTCACCATCGCCAACATGACCGCGGAGTTCGGCGGCCTGAACGGCATCTTCGAGCCCGACGCGGTGGTGGCGGACTGGGTCTCCCGGCGCAACTCGCACAACGACGCCGGCCGCTATTTCCGCGCCGACGACGACGCCCCCTACCTCGAGCGCTTCCGGATCGATCTCTCGAAGCTCGGCCCGGTGATCGCCAGGCCCTTCTCGCCGGACAACGTCTTCGGCGTGGAGACGATGCTGGGCATGGAGCTGCAGGGGGCCTTCATCGGCGCCTGCACCACCACCGAGGAGGAGCTGGTGCTGGGCGCCCTCGTCCTCGAGCAGGCGCTGGCGCAGGGGATGAAGCCGGTGGCGACGCAGAAGCGCCTCGTCGTCCCGGGCGATCTCGCGATCATGTCGCACCTGCGCGAGACCGGCCTCCTCGCCATCTACGAGAAGGCGGGCTTCCGCGTCGGGCCTCCGGGCTGCTCGATGTGCCTCGGCATCGCCTCCGAGCGCGCCGAGAAGGGTGAGCACTGGATCACCTCGCAGAACCGCAACTTCGAGAACCGCATGGGCGAGGGCTCCTTCGCCTACCTGGCCTCCGCCGCCACCGTCGCCGCCTCGGCGACGATGATGAAGGTCGCCGATCCGCGGCCGCTCCTCGCCGGCGTCGACCAGGAGCGCTACGCCGAGCTGCTCCGCCGCAAGAACCGCCTCCTCCCCGAGATTCGGACCACCGAGCCGGAGGTGGCGATCGCTCCCGCCCACGCAGGCGGCGCGGCCGGCGCGGCGAACGCCGACGCCCAGGTGCTGCGCGGCGGCGTGCAGCGCTTCGGCGACTCTGTCGACACCGACGCGATCATCCCGGGCGACTTCTGCCACCTCACCGATCTCGCCGAGATCGGTGCCAAGTGTTTCCACTTCGTGCGCCCGGAGTTCGTCGGCCGCGCGAAGGAAGGCCGCAACGTCATCGTCGCCGGCGAGGGCTGGGGCTCCGGCTCCTCCCGCGAGCACGCGGTGTGGGCGCTGAAGGGCGCCGGCGTGCAGGCGGTGATCGCGAAGAGCTACGCCTTCATCCACAAGCGCAACCTCGTCAACGAGGCCCTGCCCTACCTCGTGGTGAAGGACGAGGCCTTCTACGAGCTGGCCGGGGAAGGCGAGGAGATCGCGGTGGATCTCGCCGGCGGCACCGTCACCCACGTGGGCTCGGGCCGAAGCTTCGCCGCCCAGCCCCTGGCGCAGGTGGTCCAGGCCCTCGCCCGCGAGGGGGGCCTCGTCCCCGCGATCCAGCGCCACGGCAACCGGGTCTTCTCGGTGCTCAGCGCCGGCTGA
- a CDS encoding Fur family transcriptional regulator: MATRSSPPPSTDRETLRERIREAGLRSTAPRVAVLACLEQAKTPMSHAEICDALQEEGFDRATLYRNLVDLAEVGILTRSDLGDHVWRFEIRKNGNGGAKHEVEHPHFTCTDCGEVSCLPEVQVKVKGAGSVPKSVAAATVQVQLRGRCDDCS; encoded by the coding sequence ATGGCCACTCGCTCTTCGCCGCCGCCCTCCACCGACCGTGAGACGCTCCGCGAGCGCATCCGCGAAGCGGGCCTGCGCAGCACCGCACCGCGGGTCGCGGTCCTCGCCTGCCTCGAGCAGGCGAAGACCCCGATGAGCCACGCGGAGATCTGCGACGCGCTGCAGGAGGAGGGCTTCGATCGCGCCACCCTCTACCGCAACCTCGTCGACCTGGCGGAGGTGGGGATCCTCACCCGCAGCGATCTCGGCGACCACGTGTGGCGCTTCGAGATCCGCAAGAACGGGAACGGCGGCGCGAAGCACGAGGTCGAGCACCCGCACTTCACCTGCACCGACTGCGGCGAGGTCTCCTGCCTGCCGGAGGTGCAGGTGAAGGTGAAGGGCGCAGGCAGCGTGCCGAAGTCGGTGGCCGCGGCGACGGTGCAGGTGCAGCTCCGCGGCCGCTGCGACGACTGCTCGTAG
- a CDS encoding acetyl-CoA C-acetyltransferase — protein MKSAGNTEIVFLAAKRTPFGTFGGALKDQTATDLAVHAAKAALEQSGVSPEDVGHVIVGNVIQTSADAIYLARHVGLRAGLPQKVPAVTVNRLCGSGFEAIVQGAHHLLLGESEVVLVGGSESMSQAPHIIRGARWGIPLGKGGMEDSLWSALTDSYTGMPMAMTAEKLAEQHSISQDEVDDFSVLSQKRWAAGVEQGAFANEIAPMDLPGRKRGETVRFERDEHPRPQTTKESLAKLPKVFKKDGVIHAGAASGICDGASMLVMATRAYADRKGLKPIARLVNWGVSGCDPTVMGIGPVPAIQNALERTGTKVADYGLFEVNEAFAPQYLAVEKSLGLPREKTNVNGGAIALGHPLGASGARITTHLIYELARRGEKYGIGSACIGGGQGIAVVVEAL, from the coding sequence ATGAAGAGCGCCGGCAACACCGAGATCGTCTTCCTCGCAGCGAAGCGCACGCCCTTCGGCACCTTCGGCGGAGCCCTGAAGGATCAGACCGCCACCGACCTCGCGGTCCACGCGGCGAAGGCCGCCCTGGAGCAGTCGGGCGTCTCGCCCGAGGACGTGGGCCACGTGATCGTGGGCAACGTGATCCAGACCTCTGCCGACGCGATCTACCTCGCCCGCCACGTCGGCCTGCGCGCGGGTCTTCCCCAGAAGGTCCCCGCCGTCACCGTGAACCGCCTTTGCGGCTCGGGCTTCGAGGCGATCGTGCAGGGCGCCCACCACCTCCTCCTCGGCGAGTCCGAGGTGGTGCTGGTCGGCGGCTCCGAGTCGATGTCGCAGGCGCCGCACATCATCCGCGGCGCCCGCTGGGGCATCCCGCTGGGCAAGGGCGGCATGGAGGACAGCCTCTGGAGCGCGCTCACCGACAGCTACACCGGCATGCCGATGGCGATGACCGCCGAGAAGCTCGCGGAGCAGCACTCGATCTCGCAGGACGAGGTGGACGATTTCTCGGTCCTCTCGCAGAAGCGCTGGGCCGCAGGGGTCGAGCAGGGCGCGTTCGCCAACGAGATCGCGCCGATGGATCTGCCCGGCCGCAAGCGGGGCGAGACCGTCCGCTTCGAGCGCGACGAGCATCCGCGCCCGCAGACCACGAAGGAGAGCCTCGCCAAGCTCCCCAAGGTCTTCAAGAAGGACGGCGTGATCCACGCAGGCGCCGCCTCCGGCATCTGCGACGGTGCCTCGATGCTGGTGATGGCGACCCGCGCCTACGCGGATCGCAAGGGCCTGAAGCCGATCGCGCGCCTGGTGAACTGGGGCGTCTCCGGCTGCGATCCGACGGTGATGGGCATCGGCCCGGTCCCCGCGATCCAGAACGCGCTGGAGCGGACCGGCACCAAGGTCGCGGACTACGGCCTCTTCGAGGTGAACGAGGCCTTCGCGCCGCAGTACCTCGCGGTGGAGAAGAGCCTCGGCCTGCCCCGCGAGAAGACCAACGTGAACGGCGGCGCCATCGCCCTCGGTCACCCGCTCGGCGCATCCGGCGCACGCATCACCACCCACCTCATCTACGAGCTCGCCCGCCGCGGCGAGAAGTACGGCATCGGCTCCGCCTGCATCGGCGGCGGCCAGGGGATCGCGGTGGTGGTCGAGGCGCTGTAA
- a CDS encoding MarR family winged helix-turn-helix transcriptional regulator, which produces MTGDPAAALRASIQHFVRQFGLLEGGDRTPCGKHLPVSHAQALQVLLGAADPPTQADLGGVLGIDKSNVARLCARLEASGHLSQERCPEDARARRLRLTAKGRRFAAEVDEASRARFATMLAAIPEERREETIRALRLLGEAASKARVG; this is translated from the coding sequence GTGACAGGTGACCCTGCAGCAGCGCTCCGCGCCTCGATCCAGCATTTCGTGCGGCAATTCGGCCTGCTCGAGGGCGGCGATCGGACGCCGTGCGGCAAGCACCTGCCGGTTTCGCATGCGCAAGCGCTGCAGGTGCTGCTGGGGGCTGCCGATCCTCCGACCCAGGCCGACCTGGGCGGGGTCCTCGGCATCGACAAGAGCAACGTCGCGCGCCTCTGCGCCCGGCTCGAGGCATCGGGGCATCTGTCGCAGGAGCGTTGCCCCGAGGACGCGCGGGCGCGCCGGCTGCGGCTCACCGCGAAGGGCCGGCGCTTCGCAGCGGAGGTGGACGAGGCGAGCCGGGCGCGTTTCGCCACGATGCTCGCGGCCATCCCCGAAGAGCGCCGGGAAGAGACGATCCGCGCGCTTCGCCTGCTCGGCGAGGCAGCTTCGAAGGCGAGGGTGGGATGA
- a CDS encoding DUF3332 domain-containing protein: MRRVLLVLSAIALTQSACFGSFAATRSLYQFNKGVSGDKWVRWLAFLGLTIIPAYQLFALGDALIFNSIEFWGGSNPINADASEPRVREVMLADGSTARLVDEGDTLRIEQGDQVLVLQRVGTELTLATGDGTVISTVREGQGGAVEVVDAEGNVDVVRADELAAAGETPAQVTAWALARAGN, translated from the coding sequence ATGCGCCGTGTACTTCTCGTGCTCTCTGCCATCGCCCTGACCCAGTCCGCCTGCTTCGGATCGTTCGCCGCGACCCGCTCCCTCTACCAGTTCAACAAGGGTGTCTCCGGCGACAAATGGGTGCGGTGGCTCGCCTTCCTCGGCCTCACCATCATCCCCGCCTACCAGCTCTTCGCGTTGGGCGACGCGCTCATCTTCAACTCGATCGAGTTCTGGGGCGGCTCCAACCCGATCAACGCCGACGCCTCCGAGCCCCGGGTGCGCGAGGTGATGCTCGCCGACGGCTCCACCGCCCGCCTCGTCGACGAGGGCGACACCCTGCGGATCGAGCAGGGCGACCAGGTGCTCGTGCTGCAGCGCGTCGGCACCGAGCTCACCCTCGCCACCGGCGACGGCACGGTGATCTCCACCGTGCGTGAAGGGCAGGGCGGCGCCGTCGAGGTGGTCGATGCCGAGGGCAATGTCGACGTGGTCCGCGCCGACGAGCTCGCAGCAGCAGGCGAGACCCCGGCGCAGGTGACCGCCTGGGCCCTGGCACGCGCCGGCAACTGA
- a CDS encoding metal ABC transporter substrate-binding protein, translating into MFSRLLLFVLLLAGAGSAAAQTRVVASLPAVGAIAREVLGAEGTVTVLAPPTQDPHFVDGKPTMMLALNKADLLLDVGLGLEQGWLPPLVTGARNPRIQPGQPGNLDVMSLVQRPLEVPASLDRSLGDVHAGGNPHFWYDPRRVQEVATGIAERLAALDPGKAATFRKNAAAFRKRLDAKIAAWEKEMAPFRGRSLVPFHKSLVYLEDWLGLRELATVEPLPGISPSPSHLAGLILRMRKVQPPPVVVAEPWYNQSTARTVAEKAGAQLVTLPGDVGGTPDTGDYVAWMEMVLARLRTGLEEAK; encoded by the coding sequence ATGTTTTCCCGCCTGCTGCTGTTCGTTCTCCTCCTCGCCGGTGCCGGCAGCGCCGCGGCGCAGACCCGCGTGGTCGCCTCGCTCCCGGCGGTCGGCGCCATCGCCCGCGAGGTCCTGGGCGCCGAGGGCACGGTCACCGTGCTCGCCCCGCCCACGCAGGATCCCCACTTCGTCGACGGCAAGCCGACGATGATGCTCGCCCTCAACAAGGCCGATCTTCTCCTCGACGTCGGCCTTGGGCTCGAGCAGGGCTGGCTGCCGCCGCTCGTCACCGGCGCCCGCAACCCGAGGATCCAGCCGGGGCAGCCCGGCAACCTCGACGTGATGTCGCTGGTGCAGCGGCCCCTCGAGGTACCGGCCTCCCTCGACCGCTCCCTCGGCGACGTCCACGCCGGCGGCAATCCCCATTTCTGGTACGACCCGCGTCGCGTGCAGGAGGTGGCCACCGGGATCGCGGAGCGCCTCGCCGCCCTCGATCCCGGGAAGGCCGCCACCTTCCGCAAGAACGCCGCCGCCTTCCGGAAGCGCCTCGACGCGAAGATCGCCGCCTGGGAGAAGGAGATGGCGCCCTTCCGCGGCCGCTCCCTCGTCCCCTTCCACAAGAGCCTCGTCTACCTCGAGGATTGGCTCGGCCTGCGGGAGCTCGCCACGGTGGAGCCGCTCCCCGGCATCTCGCCCTCGCCCAGCCACCTCGCTGGCCTGATCCTGCGGATGCGCAAGGTGCAGCCGCCGCCGGTGGTGGTGGCGGAGCCCTGGTACAACCAGAGCACCGCCCGCACCGTCGCCGAGAAGGCCGGCGCGCAGCTGGTCACGCTCCCCGGCGACGTGGGCGGCACCCCGGACACCGGCGACTACGTGGCCTGGATGGAAATGGTGCTCGCGCGGCTCCGCACCGGCCTGGAGGAGGCGAAATGA
- a CDS encoding metal ABC transporter ATP-binding protein: protein MHAPDKPGPSPAQQRRPLIELQAIQTGYGKRPLSPPFDFTVRSGDVIVLAGPNGAGKSTLARTLMGVLPPVAGTRRAGTAARPVRFGYVPQRERLDDLWPFSVLDIALMGAVPGLGAFRPFGRARQQKALAVLAQVGIADLASSPFRSLSGGQQQRALIARALVAEPDVLVLDEPTNHLDIPGERAVYELLAQLRREEAEKAIFVITHHLESALAIATEVVVMRQGERPRIAPVDEMVASGALDDLRIARFERRAS from the coding sequence ATGCACGCCCCCGACAAGCCAGGCCCCAGCCCCGCGCAGCAGCGGCGCCCGCTGATCGAGCTGCAGGCGATCCAGACGGGCTACGGCAAGCGGCCCCTCTCGCCTCCCTTCGATTTTACCGTCCGTTCCGGCGACGTGATCGTCCTCGCCGGGCCCAACGGCGCCGGCAAATCGACCCTCGCCCGGACGCTGATGGGCGTCCTCCCGCCGGTTGCCGGCACGCGCCGCGCCGGCACGGCGGCCCGTCCCGTCCGCTTCGGCTACGTGCCGCAGCGCGAACGCCTCGACGACCTCTGGCCCTTCTCCGTCCTCGACATCGCGCTGATGGGGGCCGTTCCGGGCCTGGGTGCCTTCCGCCCCTTCGGCCGGGCGCGGCAGCAGAAGGCCCTGGCGGTCCTCGCGCAGGTGGGCATCGCCGACCTGGCCTCGTCTCCCTTTCGCAGCCTCTCCGGCGGCCAGCAGCAGCGGGCGCTCATCGCCAGGGCGCTGGTGGCGGAGCCCGACGTGCTCGTCCTCGACGAGCCCACCAACCACCTCGACATCCCGGGCGAGCGGGCGGTCTACGAGCTGCTGGCGCAACTCCGCCGCGAGGAGGCGGAGAAGGCGATCTTCGTGATCACCCACCACCTCGAATCGGCCCTCGCCATCGCCACGGAGGTGGTGGTGATGCGGCAGGGCGAGCGGCCCCGCATCGCGCCCGTCGATGAGATGGTCGCCTCCGGCGCCCTCGACGATCTGCGCATCGCGCGCTTCGAGAGGCGGGCGTCGTGA
- a CDS encoding metal ABC transporter permease has product MSEVSFWEASFLWRDPLLAAGLSALLCAFVGVYVVLKRSAFVSAAVSQSAGLGVVVALLLPHLFDWHPSALLVGIVAGTLSAGLFGLSRRGGRVGVESAIALAYVVAGAASLLLGTFLTHEYEAVHGILFGDAVAAPPEELWALGLTTVAVAALHLAFVRQFLFVSFDPETAAAMGMKVARYNVALYFSAGLAISVATRAVGALPVFALTVIPAAGGLLLSDRLGRVIGFALATALGATLLGYYFSFIWSLPTGATIVATTALALVPGVVRRSLAH; this is encoded by the coding sequence GTGAGCGAGGTCTCCTTCTGGGAGGCGAGCTTCCTCTGGCGCGATCCGCTCCTCGCCGCGGGCCTCTCGGCGCTGCTCTGCGCCTTCGTCGGCGTCTACGTGGTGCTCAAGCGCTCCGCCTTCGTGAGCGCCGCGGTCTCGCAGTCGGCAGGCCTCGGCGTGGTGGTGGCGCTGCTCCTGCCCCACCTCTTCGACTGGCATCCGTCGGCGCTCCTCGTCGGCATCGTGGCGGGCACGCTCTCCGCCGGCCTCTTCGGCCTCTCCCGCCGCGGCGGCAGGGTGGGCGTCGAGTCGGCCATCGCCCTGGCCTACGTCGTCGCCGGCGCCGCTTCGCTCCTCCTCGGCACCTTCCTCACCCACGAATACGAGGCGGTCCACGGCATCCTCTTCGGCGATGCGGTGGCGGCGCCGCCGGAGGAGCTCTGGGCGCTGGGGCTCACCACCGTGGCCGTCGCCGCGCTGCACCTCGCCTTCGTGCGGCAATTCCTCTTCGTCTCCTTCGATCCGGAGACCGCGGCGGCGATGGGGATGAAGGTGGCGCGCTACAACGTGGCGCTCTACTTCTCCGCCGGCCTCGCGATCTCGGTGGCCACCCGGGCGGTGGGCGCGCTTCCCGTCTTCGCGCTCACGGTGATCCCCGCTGCCGGCGGCCTCCTCCTCTCCGACCGCCTCGGGCGCGTGATCGGCTTTGCCCTCGCCACGGCGCTGGGCGCCACGCTCCTCGGCTATTACTTTTCCTTCATCTGGTCGCTGCCCACCGGCGCGACCATCGTCGCCACCACCGCGCTCGCCCTCGTGCCCGGGGTGGTGCGGCGGTCGCTCGCGCACTGA
- a CDS encoding isocitrate/isopropylmalate dehydrogenase family protein: protein MARIAVIPGDGIGKEVAPEGVKLLEQIAALRGLDLQFNHFDYGADRFLADGTTLPPEAIADFRDNYQAILFGAVGDPRVPDSRHAREILLALRFQLDLYVNLRPVKLLADRFSPLRNKGTKEIRGVFFRENTEGVYVDVGGTYKQGTPDEIAVTEDVNSRKGVERICRAALDYARRHGVKTVWMSDKSNAMRHAGGLWQRTWKELAKEYGDLELKHMYVDVLAMQMVLKPEMFQVVVTNNLFGDILTDIGAGLAGGLGFAASANLHPGRIGLFEPVHGSAPDIAGTGKANPIATFLTCALLLEHLGHDAEARIVEQAVELAVAENVLTPDVGGDRDTQAVAAFVRAQVERLARA, encoded by the coding sequence ATGGCGCGGATTGCGGTGATCCCGGGTGACGGCATCGGCAAGGAAGTGGCACCCGAGGGCGTGAAGCTCCTCGAGCAGATCGCCGCGCTGCGGGGCCTCGACCTGCAGTTCAACCACTTCGACTACGGCGCCGATCGCTTCCTCGCCGACGGCACCACGCTGCCCCCCGAGGCGATCGCCGACTTCCGCGACAACTACCAGGCGATCCTCTTCGGCGCGGTGGGCGACCCGCGGGTGCCGGACTCCCGCCACGCCCGCGAGATCCTCCTCGCCCTGCGCTTCCAGCTCGACCTCTACGTGAACCTCCGCCCGGTGAAGCTCCTCGCCGACCGCTTCTCGCCTCTGAGGAACAAGGGCACGAAGGAGATCCGCGGCGTCTTCTTCCGCGAGAACACCGAGGGCGTCTACGTCGACGTGGGCGGCACCTACAAGCAGGGCACGCCGGACGAGATCGCGGTCACCGAGGACGTGAACTCCCGCAAGGGCGTGGAGCGGATCTGCAGGGCGGCCCTCGACTACGCCCGCAGGCACGGCGTGAAGACCGTGTGGATGAGCGACAAGTCGAACGCCATGCGCCACGCCGGCGGCCTCTGGCAGCGCACCTGGAAGGAGCTGGCGAAGGAGTACGGCGACCTCGAGCTCAAGCACATGTACGTCGACGTGCTGGCGATGCAGATGGTCTTGAAGCCCGAGATGTTCCAGGTGGTGGTGACCAACAACCTCTTCGGCGACATCCTCACCGACATCGGCGCCGGCCTCGCCGGCGGCCTCGGCTTTGCCGCCTCCGCCAACCTGCACCCGGGCCGCATCGGCCTCTTCGAGCCGGTGCACGGCTCGGCGCCCGACATCGCCGGCACCGGCAAGGCCAACCCGATCGCCACCTTCCTCACCTGCGCGCTCCTCCTCGAGCACCTCGGCCACGACGCCGAGGCGCGGATCGTCGAGCAGGCGGTGGAGCTGGCGGTGGCCGAGAACGTGCTCACCCCGGACGTCGGCGGCGACAGGGATACCCAGGCCGTCGCGGCCTTCGTGCGGGCGCAGGTCGAGAGGTTGGCCAGGGCGTGA
- a CDS encoding LeuA family protein, giving the protein MSKSAAFPEKYEELIYDWNRLDVVTPLTTKPIDLFDESLRDGLQSPSVADPDIEQKLQIVQLMADLGIAAADVGLPCAGPRAYADVTAIATYVRDQKLKLRVCAAGRTMAGDMAPIADIQQKTGVPLTAYAFIGSSPIRQYAENWSLDHILKVSAEAIDFCVKENLDVCYVTEDTTRSSPVTLDKLFRNAIDHGASRLCLCDTVGHATPDGVRRLIQWTQALIRGMGANVKIDWHGHNDRGLAVVNTIFALEYGADRIHGTAMGIGERVGNTAIDQLLMNLKLLGVIDWDLTSLVRYVEAVSAATKVPIPVNYPLVGGDAFRTATGVHAAAIIKAKRKGDEWLADRVYSAVPAGEFGRDQLIEIGPMSGMSNVGWWLERHGEPVDEALCRFLLARAKASDRTLGEGEIRSAIAEYRAGSVATGT; this is encoded by the coding sequence ATGAGCAAGTCGGCGGCGTTTCCGGAGAAGTACGAAGAGCTGATCTACGACTGGAACCGCCTCGACGTGGTGACGCCCCTCACCACCAAGCCCATCGACCTCTTCGACGAGTCGCTCCGCGACGGCCTGCAGTCGCCCTCCGTCGCCGACCCCGACATCGAGCAGAAGCTGCAGATCGTCCAGCTGATGGCGGACCTCGGCATCGCTGCAGCCGACGTCGGTCTGCCCTGCGCAGGGCCCCGCGCCTACGCGGACGTCACCGCCATCGCCACCTACGTGCGCGACCAGAAGCTGAAGCTCCGGGTCTGCGCCGCGGGCCGCACCATGGCGGGCGACATGGCGCCGATCGCCGACATCCAGCAGAAGACCGGCGTGCCGCTCACCGCCTATGCCTTCATCGGCTCCTCCCCGATCCGCCAGTACGCGGAGAATTGGAGCCTCGACCACATCCTCAAGGTCTCCGCCGAGGCGATCGACTTCTGCGTGAAGGAGAACCTCGACGTCTGCTACGTCACCGAGGACACCACCCGCTCCTCGCCGGTGACGCTCGACAAGCTCTTCCGCAACGCGATCGATCACGGCGCCTCGCGCCTCTGCCTCTGCGACACCGTGGGCCACGCCACCCCCGACGGCGTGCGCCGCCTCATCCAGTGGACGCAGGCGCTCATCCGCGGGATGGGCGCCAACGTGAAGATCGACTGGCACGGCCACAATGACCGGGGCCTCGCCGTGGTGAACACCATCTTCGCGCTGGAGTACGGTGCCGACCGGATCCACGGCACGGCGATGGGGATCGGCGAGCGGGTGGGCAACACCGCCATCGATCAGCTGCTCATGAACCTCAAGCTCCTCGGCGTGATCGACTGGGACCTCACCAGCCTGGTGCGCTACGTCGAGGCGGTCTCCGCAGCGACGAAGGTGCCGATCCCGGTGAACTACCCGCTGGTCGGCGGCGACGCCTTCCGCACCGCCACCGGCGTGCACGCAGCGGCGATCATCAAGGCCAAGCGCAAGGGCGACGAGTGGCTCGCCGACCGCGTCTACTCGGCGGTGCCCGCCGGCGAATTCGGCCGCGACCAGCTCATCGAGATCGGGCCGATGAGCGGCATGTCCAACGTGGGCTGGTGGCTCGAGCGCCACGGCGAGCCGGTGGACGAGGCGCTCTGCCGCTTCCTCCTCGCCAGGGCCAAGGCCTCGGACCGCACCCTGGGCGAGGGCGAGATCCGGTCGGCGATCGCCGAGTACCGGGCGGGAAGTGTCGCCACCGGAACGTGA